Proteins encoded by one window of Methyloterricola oryzae:
- a CDS encoding efflux RND transporter periplasmic adaptor subunit translates to MAKQSATRKTLVAAALLLVLAGCYLAYRHFNPPVPPEQFRVARIERGDIVKTVSANGTLVPVVLVNVGTQVSGTIARINADYNDRVRQGQVLAELDPALIKAQLAQSQAAVANAMASLKLAEANEQRSRALYKQDYVPKADLDQAVQAVESARAQLAQSQAQVSRDRTNLGYSVITSPVSGVVVSRNVDVGQTVAASFQTPTLFSIAQDLKKMQIDTTVAEADVGSIRVGQAVRFTVDAFPDRGFQGSVRQIRLNAQVLQNVVTYNVVIDVANPDEALLPGMTAFVNIAVAERHDVPRLPLAALRFKPEGSEKAPGGKTVYLDRDGQAVPTPVQLGLADGRFAEILGGTPREGDPVILEDLSQAKTDSRAQPPSSFRLRAF, encoded by the coding sequence ATGGCAAAGCAATCCGCCACCCGCAAAACCCTCGTCGCCGCAGCCTTGCTGCTGGTCCTGGCCGGGTGTTACCTGGCCTACCGTCACTTCAATCCGCCGGTACCACCGGAGCAGTTCCGCGTGGCCAGGATCGAGCGCGGCGACATCGTCAAGACCGTGTCCGCCAACGGCACCCTGGTTCCCGTGGTGCTGGTCAACGTGGGCACCCAGGTATCCGGCACCATCGCCAGGATCAATGCCGACTACAATGATCGCGTCCGCCAGGGCCAGGTTCTCGCCGAACTGGACCCGGCCCTGATCAAGGCCCAGCTGGCGCAGAGCCAGGCGGCAGTGGCCAATGCCATGGCCTCCCTCAAACTGGCTGAAGCCAACGAGCAGCGCAGCCGGGCCCTCTACAAGCAGGACTACGTGCCCAAGGCCGATCTGGACCAGGCCGTGCAGGCGGTGGAATCGGCCCGCGCGCAACTGGCCCAATCCCAGGCCCAGGTCAGCCGCGACCGGACCAACCTGGGCTATTCGGTGATCACCTCGCCCGTCTCGGGCGTCGTCGTGTCCCGCAACGTGGATGTAGGCCAGACCGTAGCGGCGAGCTTTCAGACCCCGACTCTGTTCAGCATCGCCCAGGACCTCAAGAAGATGCAGATCGACACCACGGTGGCGGAAGCGGACGTGGGTTCCATCCGGGTCGGGCAGGCCGTGCGATTCACCGTGGATGCCTTCCCTGACCGCGGTTTCCAGGGCAGCGTCAGGCAAATCCGCCTCAATGCCCAGGTGCTGCAGAACGTGGTCACCTACAACGTGGTGATCGACGTGGCCAACCCTGACGAAGCCTTGCTCCCCGGCATGACAGCCTTCGTCAACATCGCCGTGGCAGAGCGCCACGACGTGCCGCGCCTGCCCTTGGCTGCCCTGCGCTTCAAGCCCGAGGGCAGCGAGAAAGCGCCAGGCGGCAAGACCGTCTACCTGGACCGCGACGGCCAGGCGGTGCCGACGCCCGTGCAACTGGGCCTGGCGGATGGGCGCTTCGCGGAGATCCTGGGTGGCACGCCCCGGGAGGGCGACCCGGTGATCCTGGAAGACCTCAGCCAGGCCAAGACCGACTCACGCGCCCAACCGCCGTCCAGCTTCCGCCTGCGGGCCTTTTGA